A genomic segment from Syntrophobacterales bacterium encodes:
- a CDS encoding tripartite tricarboxylate transporter TctB family protein, with translation MKKADLVTGVVLLVLAGYVIHEAWLMPPSGTFGPGSGFLPFWLGIILAGLSLILVVGAAVRPQDSNDVSPFPARQALLAVAKVLGGLVLFTLLMETVGFIANTFIFVLYLMKVVQRERWLSSLLIAAATTASLFIVFQVLLGISLPKNMFGF, from the coding sequence ATGAAGAAAGCGGATCTGGTCACCGGCGTTGTGCTGCTGGTTCTGGCGGGATATGTCATCCACGAGGCATGGCTGATGCCGCCATCGGGGACTTTTGGCCCGGGGAGCGGTTTTTTGCCCTTTTGGCTGGGGATCATCCTGGCCGGACTTTCACTGATTCTCGTCGTCGGGGCGGCCGTGCGGCCACAGGACTCGAACGATGTCTCTCCCTTCCCGGCCCGGCAGGCCCTCCTGGCCGTGGCCAAGGTCTTGGGGGGGCTGGTCCTCTTTACGCTGCTGATGGAGACGGTGGGGTTCATCGCGAATACTTTCATTTTCGTGCTTTACCTCATGAAGGTTGTCCAGCGGGAGCGCTGGCTGTCGTCGCTCCTGATCGCCGCTGCGACTACGGCCAGTCTCTTTATCGTCTTCCAGGTTCTGCTGGGGATCTCGCTTCCCAAAAACATGTTCGGCTTTTAG